One part of the Rutidosis leptorrhynchoides isolate AG116_Rl617_1_P2 chromosome 1, CSIRO_AGI_Rlap_v1, whole genome shotgun sequence genome encodes these proteins:
- the LOC139890018 gene encoding uncharacterized protein, protein MLEAVASYDLWIWHAYFGPAGSNNDINILNQSDLFNELLQDRAPPCNFSVSGCNFNKGYYLTDGIYPDWATLVKSFKSPPGPKSAKFKKYQESARKDIERAFGVLQDNGHAMCSLEENYKLARRPNRSIEERVQAHMCINKELRDSSIHHLLRQKLIEHIWNLPANFRVRHVPHARAAPEAGTSNTAEDVEENEDESEDESDDENENEDVDLDEDDA, encoded by the exons ATGTTAGAAGCTGTGGCATCTTATGATTTATGGATTTGGCACGCTTATTTTGGACCCGCTGGTTCAAACAACGACATCAATATCCTTAATCAATCTGATTTATTTAATGAGTTACTTCAAGACAGGGCTCCACCGTGTAATTTTTCGGTTAGTGGATGTAACTTCAATAAAGGTTACTACCTAACCGATGGGATATATCCGGATTGGGCAACATtagttaagtctttcaaaagtccgCCTGGCCCTAAATCCGCAAAATTTAAAAAGTATCAAGAATCTGCTCGGAAAGATATTGAACGGGCATTCGGTGTGCTTCAAG ACAATGGACATGCAATGTGTTCACTTGAAGAGAATTACAAGCTAGCTCGTCGTCCAAATCGTTCAATCGAGGAAAGGGTTCAAGCGCACATGTGCATTAATAAAGAATTGCGAGATTCGTCTATTCATCATCTACTACGACAAAAGCTCATCGAACACATTTGGAATCTTCCGGCTAATTTCCGTGTTCGGCACGTTCCACATGCCCGAGCTGCTCCAGAAGCTGGAACTTCCAACACCGCCGAAGATGTTGAAGAAAACGAGGACGAAAGCGAGGATGAAAGCgatgatgaaaatgaaaatgaagacGTGGACTTGGACGAAGATGACGCAtag